The Engystomops pustulosus chromosome 4, aEngPut4.maternal, whole genome shotgun sequence genome contains a region encoding:
- the LOC140128711 gene encoding olfactory receptor 5P52-like, which translates to MTNNITSIFLLGFPNLQNFTFPFFSLLLLIYCGTISGNLLIMVLYLVSKTLQSPMYFFITQLSLCDLLLTTDIVPVLLHTVLYGGSSITLIGCITQFSFFVTSECSECLLLSVMSYDRYVAICNPLRYHSIMSDVYCVLSVNVIWFLGFIVMLVYAVSLYNLYFCGPQVIDHFFCDFEPLVKLSCSDTSIIHSQVLILGSVFVVAPFLVIAISYMYIVITILKIPSNTGRHKAFSTCSSHLIVVSIFYGTLMIVYMFPTGGESLTLSKVLSLMYTVVTPLLNPIIYTLRNKDFKEAFHKLIIKITYRGIF; encoded by the coding sequence ATGACAAATAATATCACCTCCATCTTTCTTCTGGGGTTTCCTAATTTACAAAACTTCACATTTCCCTTCTTCTCTCTTCTGCTTCTTATATACTGTGGGACAATATCAGGAAACCTTCTTATCATGGTCTTGTATCTAGTGAGTAAAACCCTTcagtcccccatgtacttcttcattacaCAGCTGTCATTGTGTGACCTCCTGCTGACCACAGACATTGTCCCCGTCCTTCTCCACACTGTCCTGTATGGAGGAAGTTCTATCACTCTCATCGGATGCATCACccagttttctttttttgtcaccTCAGAGTGTTCAGAATGTCTTCTCCTgtcggtgatgtcctatgaccggtatgtggccatctgtaaccccctccgttATCACTCTATTATGAgtgatgtatattgtgtattatctGTTAATGTTATTTGGTTTCTGGGATTTATCGTAATGTTGGTCTATGCAGTCAGTCTCTATAATCTGTATTTCTGTGGACCACAAGTTATTGACCATTTCTTCTGTGACTTTgaacctctagtgaagctctcctgctctgacacATCGATAATTCATAGTCAGGTTCTCATTCTTGGTTCTGTTTTTGTTGTGGCACCTTTTTTAGTGATAGCAATATCCTATATGTACATTGTCATCACCATCCTGAAGATCCCATCCAATACCGGAAGacataaagccttctccacctgtagctcccacctcattgtggtgTCTATATTTTATGGGACATTAATGATTGTTTATATGTTTCCAACAGGAGGAGAATCCCTGACCCTGAGTAAGGTCCTGTCCCTGATGTATACTGTAGTGACCCCACTGCTtaaccccatcatatacaccctgAGGAACAAAGACTTTAAAGAAGCTTTTCATAAACTTATAATTAAAATTACATATAGAGGGATATTTTGA